One window from the genome of Methyloradius palustris encodes:
- a CDS encoding urea amidolyase associated protein UAAP1, translating to MSIETQQKALNLEQILWEETIPGGNHWSGLIRRGTSLRFTDLTGGANLSALFYNTEDKLERYNMPDTLKGQHTAFLTTGNVCYSDMGRVMCSIIGDSLGWHDTICGVTDAAQIEAKYGKANFQTHRNDMYRSGKDGLLIELAKYGLSKRDLVANVNFFSKVTPDESGNLSFVTGHSKAGSYVDVRFDMNVLLVLSTTPHPLDPATTYKPGAVKISAWHAGLATADDACRNACGQNSRAFINTERYYL from the coding sequence ATGAGTATAGAAACACAACAAAAAGCACTGAATCTTGAGCAGATTTTATGGGAAGAAACCATCCCAGGCGGTAACCACTGGTCAGGCCTGATTCGCCGCGGCACATCGCTGCGCTTTACAGACCTCACTGGCGGCGCCAACCTTTCAGCATTGTTTTATAACACTGAAGACAAGCTTGAGCGCTACAACATGCCAGACACCTTGAAAGGTCAACACACGGCATTTTTGACTACAGGTAACGTTTGCTATTCAGATATGGGGCGGGTGATGTGCTCAATCATCGGCGATAGCTTGGGCTGGCATGACACCATTTGTGGCGTGACGGATGCTGCTCAGATAGAAGCGAAATATGGCAAAGCCAATTTTCAAACCCACAGAAATGATATGTATCGCAGTGGCAAAGATGGCTTGCTGATTGAGCTTGCCAAGTATGGCTTGAGTAAGCGCGACTTGGTCGCGAACGTCAATTTTTTCAGCAAAGTCACCCCTGATGAATCAGGCAATTTGAGTTTTGTGACTGGCCATAGCAAGGCTGGCAGTTATGTTGATGTGCGTTTTGACATGAATGTGCTGCTGGTACTTTCTACTACGCCACATCCGCTAGACCCAGCAACCACCTACAAACCTGGCGCTGTAAAAATTAGTGCATGGCATGCTGGGCTTGCCACCGCTGATGATGCGTGCCGCAATGCCTGTGGCCAGAATAGCCGTGCCTTTATTAACACTGAACGGTATTACCTATGA
- a CDS encoding urea amidolyase associated protein UAAP2, which yields MMQNLVESQLTPENAVLDQVCNSGDPWMAEIKKGQIFRILDLEGNQAVDTLFYSAANPEERYSAVDTIARQAKLYLTTGSVLYSSEGNAMLTIIADTCGRHDTLGGACAAESNTVRYALDKRPMHSCRDTFMHALNTCECATHRNMSKRDITANINFFMNVPVTADGVLSFADGISGAGKYVEMRAEMDVVVLISNCPQLNNPCNAYNPTPVRLLVWN from the coding sequence ATGATGCAGAACTTAGTGGAAAGTCAGCTAACTCCAGAAAATGCAGTACTAGACCAAGTCTGCAACTCGGGCGACCCATGGATGGCTGAGATCAAGAAAGGCCAGATATTCCGTATTCTGGACTTGGAAGGCAACCAAGCGGTTGATACCTTGTTTTACAGCGCAGCCAACCCCGAAGAGCGCTACAGCGCGGTCGATACCATTGCCCGCCAAGCCAAGTTATACCTCACTACTGGCTCGGTGCTGTATTCCAGCGAGGGTAACGCCATGCTAACGATTATTGCCGACACCTGCGGCCGTCATGATACTTTGGGTGGCGCCTGTGCAGCCGAAAGCAATACCGTACGCTACGCCCTGGATAAACGCCCTATGCATAGCTGCCGCGATACTTTCATGCATGCGCTGAATACCTGCGAATGCGCCACGCATAGAAACATGAGCAAACGCGATATCACCGCGAACATCAATTTTTTCATGAATGTACCCGTGACGGCCGACGGTGTTTTGAGTTTTGCTGACGGTATTTCAGGCGCTGGCAAATACGTGGAAATGCGTGCCGAGATGGATGTGGTCGTGCTGATCTCTAATTGCCCGCAATTGAACAACCCCTGCAATGCCTACAACCCAACACCTGTGCGCTTGCTAGTCTGGAATTAA
- the uca gene encoding urea carboxylase produces MFNKVLIANRGEIACRIIRTLKKLGVASVAVYSEADAGAKHVMDADEAICVGPAPAAESYLNIPKIIAAAEQSGAQAIHPGYGFLSENQGFAQACEAAGIAFIGPTPTQMRDFGLKHTARALAEQNGVPLLPGTGLLADVKQAELEAERIGYPVMLKSTAGGGGIGMRLIWAVGELQEAFDSVQRLSSANFKDSGIYLEKYVQAARHIEVQIFGDGAGKVVGLGERDCSVQRRNQKVIEETPAPNISDEIRQQLSHTAVKLASAIQYRSAGTVEFVYDKESGQFYFLEVNTRLQVEHGVTELVTGVDLVEWMIRLAAGESDFIHAYQHQPQGHAIQVRVYAEDPNKNFQPSAGVLTEAQFPAFARTDTWVEKGSEVSPFYDPLIAKVLVHAANREDAVASMRSALDETRLSGIETNLEYLRQVLADDVFPAGEQVTRYLNSFNYRPYTIDVLEAGVQTTVQDYPGRVGYWAVGVPPSGPMDHLAFRLANRLVGNSEGVAGLEITLIGPRLKFNTDAVIAVTGAPIEAELDGESIALWQSYVVKAGSTLLLGKVKEAGCRSYLAVDGGFEVPDYLGSKSTFTLGQFGGHGGRTLRVGDVLHLTKHTLSNNPELKNLPLNLQPNYSNLWEIGVLYGPHGAPDFFTDDDITMFFSTDWEVHYNSNRTGVRLIGPKPEWARKDGGEAGLHPSNIHDNAYAIGAVDFTGDMPVILGPDGPSLGGFVCPATIVQAELWKMGQLKAGDKVRFRRISQTEASALESAQNHMVENLSAAKVVGVVPQFSLNPASPILAEIAETAGQIKVVYRQAGDKYLLVEYGPLVLDLNLRFRVHALMHWLQAENINGIIDLTPGIRSLQVHFESRLLPVNQLLDILHAAESQLPTVSEMEVPTRIVHLPLSWDDAATQLAIEKYMQSVRKDAPWCPSNIEFIRRINGLGSIADVKDIVFNASYLTLGLGDVYLGAPVATPVDPRHRLVTTKYNPARTWTPENAVGIGGAYMCVYGMEGPGGYQFVGRTIQMWNRWGQFKLQGQTPTTASQPWLLRFFDQIRFYPVSAEELLQMREDFPRGKFELKVEEDVFRLRNYNQFLKDEAPSINAFKTTQQASFDAERERWIASGQANYSSDHEVSDSAVGDEFVLPANSRAVASHVSGNLWQLKVKVGDTVKAGDASVIVESMKMEITVPANCSGKVTHIFCQEGNQVSAGQNLFVIEETH; encoded by the coding sequence ATGTTTAATAAAGTATTGATAGCAAACCGCGGCGAAATTGCCTGCCGCATCATTCGTACCCTGAAAAAACTGGGGGTTGCATCAGTCGCTGTTTATTCCGAGGCGGATGCGGGCGCAAAACATGTGATGGATGCAGATGAAGCTATTTGCGTTGGGCCAGCGCCCGCAGCAGAAAGCTATTTGAATATCCCAAAGATTATTGCTGCAGCCGAGCAATCTGGTGCGCAGGCTATACACCCAGGGTACGGATTCCTATCGGAAAACCAGGGCTTTGCGCAGGCTTGTGAAGCGGCTGGCATTGCTTTCATCGGCCCAACGCCTACACAGATGCGTGACTTTGGTTTAAAACACACCGCCCGTGCGCTGGCTGAGCAGAACGGCGTGCCTTTGTTGCCAGGTACAGGTTTGCTTGCCGATGTGAAACAAGCCGAACTTGAAGCCGAACGCATTGGCTACCCTGTCATGCTGAAAAGTACCGCTGGCGGCGGCGGCATTGGTATGCGGCTGATTTGGGCTGTGGGTGAACTACAGGAAGCTTTTGATTCTGTGCAACGCTTATCCAGTGCTAATTTCAAAGATTCTGGCATCTACCTAGAAAAGTACGTACAGGCCGCACGCCATATCGAAGTACAAATATTCGGCGACGGCGCAGGCAAAGTGGTGGGGCTTGGCGAGCGCGATTGCTCAGTGCAACGCCGTAACCAGAAGGTGATTGAAGAGACCCCAGCCCCCAATATCAGTGATGAAATACGCCAGCAACTCTCACACACTGCAGTCAAGCTAGCCAGTGCGATCCAGTATCGCTCTGCTGGCACGGTGGAATTTGTGTACGACAAAGAGTCTGGCCAGTTTTATTTCCTGGAGGTGAATACACGCCTGCAGGTAGAGCATGGTGTCACCGAGTTGGTGACAGGCGTGGATCTGGTTGAATGGATGATACGACTTGCGGCAGGTGAGTCTGATTTTATTCATGCATACCAGCATCAACCACAAGGCCATGCCATACAGGTTCGCGTATATGCCGAAGACCCTAACAAGAATTTTCAGCCTAGTGCTGGCGTATTGACTGAAGCCCAGTTTCCCGCCTTTGCCAGAACCGATACCTGGGTAGAAAAGGGCAGCGAGGTATCGCCATTCTATGACCCACTGATTGCAAAAGTGCTGGTACATGCAGCGAATCGCGAAGATGCCGTTGCCAGCATGCGCAGTGCCTTGGATGAAACTCGTCTGAGCGGCATAGAAACCAACCTTGAATACCTGCGCCAGGTGCTGGCCGATGATGTGTTCCCCGCTGGCGAACAAGTCACGCGCTACCTGAATAGTTTCAACTATCGGCCTTATACGATAGATGTGCTTGAAGCTGGCGTGCAAACCACGGTGCAAGATTATCCCGGCCGTGTTGGCTATTGGGCGGTCGGCGTGCCGCCATCAGGCCCCATGGATCATCTTGCATTCAGACTTGCTAATCGCCTTGTAGGTAACAGCGAAGGTGTTGCTGGGCTGGAAATCACCCTGATAGGCCCTAGGCTCAAATTCAATACAGATGCAGTGATTGCCGTCACTGGCGCGCCGATTGAGGCAGAGCTAGATGGCGAAAGTATTGCGCTTTGGCAATCCTATGTGGTGAAAGCAGGTAGTACGCTGTTGTTAGGCAAAGTGAAAGAAGCTGGTTGCCGTAGTTACCTTGCTGTAGATGGTGGCTTCGAAGTACCTGATTATCTGGGTAGTAAATCTACATTCACACTAGGCCAGTTCGGTGGGCACGGCGGTCGCACTCTCAGGGTTGGCGATGTCTTACACCTCACCAAACATACGCTGAGCAATAATCCTGAGTTGAAAAATTTACCTCTCAATCTTCAGCCAAACTACAGTAATCTGTGGGAAATCGGCGTACTCTATGGTCCGCATGGCGCGCCTGATTTCTTTACTGATGACGATATCACCATGTTTTTCAGTACCGATTGGGAGGTGCATTACAACTCCAATCGTACTGGTGTGCGCCTGATTGGCCCCAAGCCAGAGTGGGCTAGAAAAGACGGCGGTGAGGCTGGTTTGCACCCTTCGAATATTCACGATAACGCTTATGCAATCGGCGCAGTGGATTTCACTGGAGACATGCCCGTGATTCTAGGGCCAGATGGCCCAAGCTTGGGTGGTTTTGTTTGCCCAGCGACTATCGTGCAAGCCGAGCTATGGAAGATGGGGCAGCTAAAAGCTGGTGACAAGGTCAGGTTCAGGCGCATTTCTCAGACCGAAGCCAGTGCCTTGGAGTCAGCACAGAACCACATGGTTGAGAATCTGAGTGCTGCAAAAGTAGTGGGTGTCGTGCCGCAATTCAGCCTGAATCCGGCCAGCCCAATACTTGCAGAAATCGCGGAAACTGCAGGCCAGATTAAAGTGGTTTATCGCCAGGCTGGTGATAAGTACTTGCTAGTGGAATATGGGCCTTTGGTGCTTGACCTGAATTTACGCTTTCGCGTGCATGCTTTGATGCATTGGTTACAAGCTGAAAATATCAACGGCATTATCGACCTCACGCCTGGTATACGCTCCCTGCAAGTGCATTTTGAAAGTCGATTGTTACCAGTCAATCAGTTACTCGACATATTGCATGCGGCTGAAAGCCAATTGCCTACAGTCAGCGAGATGGAAGTGCCTACACGCATTGTGCATCTGCCGCTTTCCTGGGATGACGCTGCGACACAGTTGGCGATTGAAAAATACATGCAATCGGTGCGTAAAGATGCACCATGGTGCCCGAGCAATATTGAGTTTATCCGCCGCATTAATGGATTGGGCAGCATAGCCGACGTTAAGGATATTGTATTTAACGCGAGTTATTTGACGTTAGGTTTGGGTGATGTCTATCTGGGTGCGCCAGTTGCAACGCCAGTTGATCCACGCCATAGATTGGTCACAACAAAATACAATCCTGCGCGCACCTGGACCCCTGAAAATGCGGTCGGTATCGGCGGCGCTTACATGTGCGTTTACGGTATGGAAGGCCCGGGTGGTTATCAATTTGTCGGCCGTACGATACAGATGTGGAATCGCTGGGGGCAATTCAAGTTACAAGGCCAAACACCAACAACTGCCAGCCAACCGTGGCTGCTACGATTCTTTGACCAGATTCGTTTTTACCCAGTATCAGCCGAAGAATTGCTGCAAATGCGCGAGGATTTTCCACGCGGAAAATTCGAACTCAAAGTCGAGGAAGATGTGTTCCGCTTGCGCAATTACAACCAATTCTTGAAGGATGAAGCGCCATCAATCAATGCGTTCAAGACTACGCAACAAGCCTCTTTTGATGCAGAGCGTGAGCGTTGGATTGCCAGTGGGCAGGCCAATTACAGCAGTGATCATGAAGTTAGCGATTCAGCCGTTGGCGATGAATTTGTGTTACCGGCCAATAGTCGTGCGGTGGCATCCCATGTGTCAGGCAACCTTTGGCAACTCAAGGTAAAAGTGGGCGATACAGTGAAAGCGGGCGATGCATCCGTCATCGTTGAATCTATGAAAATGGAAATCACCGTGCCCGCCAATTGCAGCGGCAAAGTCACCCATATTTTCTGCCAGGAAGGTAACCAGGTATCTGCTGGACAAAACCTTTTTGTCATCGAAGAAACTCATTGA
- the atzF gene encoding allophanate hydrolase → MTTKQALNLEIQHLRSLYLSAALTPAQLVEQLDAAIGNDDPGHIWIRRLSKAEMFVYAKRLESLNPADLPLYGIPFAIKDNIDLAGFPTTAACPEFAYTPEKSATVVQQLIDAGAIPVGKTNLDQFATGLVGTRSPYGACQNSFDSEYISGGSSAGSAVSVAKGFASFSLGTDTAGSGRVPAAFNNLVGHKPTCGLVSTHGVIPACRTLDCVSIFALTASNAKIVLSVAQGYDEADAFSRKLPISPESKTKTTFTFGVPQANQLVYFDNPETPGLFDEAITQLEAIGGTRVEIDFSGFLETARLLYEGPWVAERYAAIREFFEAKPEALFPVTRQIIGGATKFSAADTFAALYRLKDLQRSNAPIWKTLDFIVTPTAGTIYTIAELAAEPVKCNSNLGYYTNFMNLLDLAAIAVPTGFQKNGLPFGITLCAPAFSDEQLLNLASQLEVAAIQQGKRTLGATGIAQQIDKS, encoded by the coding sequence ATGACAACAAAACAAGCACTAAATCTTGAAATACAACACCTGCGCAGCCTGTATCTTTCTGCGGCATTAACACCTGCACAATTGGTGGAGCAACTCGATGCGGCAATCGGCAATGATGATCCAGGCCACATCTGGATACGCCGTTTGAGCAAAGCAGAAATGTTTGTATATGCAAAACGTTTGGAAAGTTTGAATCCTGCTGATCTGCCCCTGTACGGCATTCCGTTTGCAATTAAGGACAACATTGATCTGGCGGGCTTCCCCACTACTGCGGCTTGTCCGGAGTTTGCCTATACCCCAGAAAAAAGTGCAACAGTCGTGCAGCAACTGATAGATGCAGGCGCTATCCCGGTAGGGAAAACCAATCTAGATCAGTTTGCCACCGGCCTTGTGGGGACACGATCACCTTATGGTGCTTGTCAGAATAGTTTTGACTCTGAATACATCTCAGGCGGCTCCAGCGCTGGTTCGGCAGTGTCGGTGGCTAAGGGTTTTGCCAGTTTTAGTTTGGGGACTGACACTGCAGGCTCTGGCCGCGTACCAGCCGCATTTAATAATCTGGTCGGGCATAAGCCAACATGTGGGTTAGTAAGCACACATGGTGTAATACCGGCTTGCCGCACGCTGGACTGTGTATCGATTTTTGCCCTTACAGCAAGCAACGCAAAAATCGTATTGTCAGTCGCACAGGGTTACGATGAAGCCGATGCGTTCTCTCGCAAATTACCTATCTCTCCAGAAAGTAAGACCAAAACGACGTTTACTTTTGGTGTGCCGCAAGCCAATCAATTGGTATATTTCGATAATCCAGAAACACCAGGATTATTTGATGAGGCAATCACGCAACTTGAGGCCATAGGCGGTACGCGAGTTGAAATCGATTTCTCAGGCTTTCTTGAAACTGCGCGATTACTATATGAAGGCCCTTGGGTCGCAGAGCGTTATGCAGCGATTCGCGAATTTTTCGAAGCTAAGCCCGAGGCTTTATTTCCAGTCACACGCCAAATTATTGGCGGCGCAACTAAATTCAGCGCCGCAGATACTTTTGCAGCGCTCTATCGGCTGAAAGATTTACAGCGCAGCAATGCCCCTATCTGGAAAACGCTGGATTTCATTGTGACGCCTACTGCTGGAACCATCTATACCATTGCCGAGTTGGCAGCAGAGCCCGTGAAATGTAATTCCAACCTCGGCTATTACACCAATTTCATGAACCTACTCGATTTAGCCGCCATCGCTGTACCCACGGGTTTTCAGAAAAATGGTTTGCCATTCGGCATTACACTATGCGCGCCTGCTTTCAGCGATGAGCAGTTGTTAAATCTGGCAAGCCAGTTGGAAGTAGCCGCTATTCAGCAAGGCAAAAGAACACTAGGTGCAACAGGTATCGCTCAACAAATAGACAAATCATAA
- a CDS encoding allophanate hydrolase-related protein produces MAENDQQYIEVAVCGAHMSGLPLNPQLTALGGEFVQKTKTAPYYKLFKLNGFTPERPGLIRISEAGQAIALEVWKLPIENYGKFVAGVPAPLGFGTLVLADGAKVQGFLCEAYATEDAVDISAYGGWRCYIQEKSA; encoded by the coding sequence ATGGCGGAAAACGATCAACAATATATAGAGGTTGCAGTCTGTGGCGCGCATATGAGTGGTTTACCACTTAATCCACAATTGACTGCTTTAGGCGGCGAGTTTGTGCAGAAGACCAAAACTGCGCCTTACTACAAGCTATTCAAGCTGAATGGCTTTACGCCCGAGCGCCCAGGCTTGATCCGTATTAGTGAAGCAGGGCAGGCGATTGCACTGGAGGTATGGAAATTGCCGATTGAAAACTATGGCAAGTTTGTGGCGGGCGTGCCAGCACCACTAGGCTTTGGTACGCTGGTACTAGCCGATGGCGCAAAGGTGCAAGGTTTTTTGTGTGAAGCTTATGCGACAGAAGATGCTGTTGATATATCTGCTTACGGCGGATGGCGCTGTTACATCCAGGAAAAATCAGCATAA
- the eat gene encoding ethanolamine permease, whose translation MSSELKSTLNGWHLWGLAVGLVISGEYFGWSYGWAQAGTLGFLVTSIIIAVMYTTFIFSFTELTTSIPHAGGPFAYARRAFGPKMAYLAGFATLIEFVFAPPAIAMAIGAYLNVQFPGVDPKLFAIGAYVIFVGLNIIGVQIAATFELFVTVLAIIELLVFMGVVSPGFSMTNFVANGWSGQSTFTSAAIPGIVAAIPFAIWFFLAIEGVAMAAEEAKDPKKTIPKAYIAGILTLTVLAMGVMIFAGGAGDWTALSNINDPLPQAMKMIVGEHSGWLHMLVWIGLFGLIASFHGIILGYSRQIFALSRAGYMPKFFGEVNDKFKTPHRAIIAGAVVGVAAILSDDFQFNGMTLTANLITMAVFGAIVMYIVSMMSLFALRKNEPNLERPFKAYAYPLFPAIALGLAVISLVTMIYYNQQLALAFGVLMVLGFAYFSMTQHHRDASSDNTIVKTA comes from the coding sequence ATGAGTTCTGAGTTGAAGTCCACATTAAATGGTTGGCATCTCTGGGGGCTAGCCGTTGGTTTGGTTATCTCAGGCGAATATTTTGGTTGGAGTTATGGCTGGGCACAAGCGGGTACGCTTGGTTTCCTTGTCACCTCCATCATTATTGCCGTGATGTACACCACATTCATTTTTAGCTTTACTGAGTTAACGACTTCAATTCCTCACGCTGGTGGGCCATTTGCCTATGCCCGGCGAGCTTTTGGGCCAAAAATGGCTTATCTGGCTGGCTTTGCGACCTTGATTGAATTTGTGTTCGCACCACCTGCAATCGCGATGGCGATTGGCGCTTACCTGAATGTGCAATTCCCGGGCGTTGATCCCAAGCTATTTGCGATAGGCGCGTATGTCATATTTGTTGGCCTGAATATTATAGGCGTACAAATTGCAGCCACTTTTGAGTTGTTTGTTACCGTGTTGGCAATTATCGAACTACTGGTATTCATGGGTGTAGTTTCACCTGGCTTCTCTATGACCAACTTCGTGGCCAATGGCTGGTCTGGTCAAAGCACTTTCACCTCAGCGGCAATCCCCGGCATTGTGGCGGCTATACCATTTGCGATCTGGTTCTTCCTCGCGATTGAAGGTGTAGCGATGGCAGCAGAAGAAGCGAAAGATCCTAAAAAGACGATTCCTAAAGCCTATATCGCTGGCATTCTTACTCTGACTGTTTTAGCGATGGGTGTGATGATATTTGCGGGTGGCGCGGGTGATTGGACTGCGCTTTCTAATATCAATGACCCATTACCACAAGCCATGAAGATGATTGTGGGTGAGCATAGTGGCTGGTTGCACATGCTGGTTTGGATTGGTTTATTCGGTTTGATTGCCTCATTCCACGGCATTATCCTGGGCTACTCACGCCAGATATTTGCCTTGTCGCGCGCTGGTTACATGCCTAAGTTCTTTGGTGAAGTAAACGATAAATTCAAGACGCCACATCGTGCGATCATTGCTGGTGCTGTTGTAGGTGTTGCGGCTATCCTGAGTGATGACTTCCAGTTTAATGGCATGACACTTACAGCTAACCTGATCACCATGGCGGTGTTCGGTGCGATTGTGATGTACATCGTTTCCATGATGAGTTTGTTCGCATTACGCAAGAATGAGCCTAATCTTGAGCGTCCATTTAAAGCGTATGCATATCCATTGTTCCCAGCGATTGCACTTGGCCTTGCGGTAATCAGCCTGGTGACGATGATTTACTATAATCAACAGCTCGCTCTCGCATTTGGCGTATTGATGGTGCTTGGTTTTGCATACTTCAGCATGACTCAACATCATCGTGATGCTTCGTCAGATAACACCATCGTAAAAACAGCTTAA
- a CDS encoding ethanolamine ammonia-lyase subunit EutB, whose translation MVYKYTTGLHTYQFSDLKEVMAKATPARSGDYLAGVAAETYAERMAARMCLADVPLKHFLEELLIPYETDEVTRLIIDSHDKTAFAEISHLTVGGFRDWLLSDAADSASLKRVSLGITPEMAAAVSKLMRNQDLILVAKKCHVITAFRNTIGLPGHISSRLQPNHPTDDARGIAASIVDGLMYGSGDAVIGINPATDSIPALMDLYYLVDEIINQYEIPTQSCILTHVTNQIQLIEKGAPLDLVFQSIAGTEKANKSFGIDLAVLQEAQEAALSLKRGTVGNNVMYFETGQGSVLSANANFGVDQQTCEARAYAIARRFSPLLTNTVVGFIGPEYLYDGKQIIRAGLEDHFCGKLLGVPLGCDVCYTNHAEADQDDMDTLMTLLATAGLTFIMGIPGADDIMLNYQTTSFHDTLYIRKVLGLKAAPEFEQWLKKMNIMDSNGQVQPVTAAHNMLQNMPKHLLAAA comes from the coding sequence ATGGTTTACAAATACACTACAGGCTTACACACTTACCAGTTTTCTGATTTAAAAGAGGTCATGGCGAAAGCCACGCCTGCGAGATCCGGCGATTATCTTGCTGGTGTTGCAGCAGAAACCTATGCCGAACGCATGGCAGCCCGTATGTGCCTAGCTGATGTGCCACTCAAACATTTTCTTGAAGAATTACTGATTCCATACGAGACCGATGAAGTCACCCGGCTCATTATCGATAGTCATGATAAAACTGCATTTGCTGAAATCAGCCACCTGACAGTAGGTGGTTTTCGTGACTGGCTACTTTCAGACGCCGCAGATAGCGCGTCATTGAAACGTGTATCACTTGGTATCACTCCAGAGATGGCCGCAGCGGTTAGCAAATTGATGCGTAACCAAGACTTGATTCTGGTCGCTAAAAAATGTCATGTCATCACAGCATTCAGAAATACCATTGGCTTGCCGGGCCATATTTCAAGCCGCTTGCAACCCAACCACCCAACTGATGATGCCCGTGGCATTGCCGCTTCTATCGTGGATGGCCTGATGTATGGCTCTGGCGATGCAGTGATCGGCATTAATCCCGCCACGGACAGCATTCCCGCATTGATGGATTTGTATTATCTGGTAGATGAAATCATCAACCAGTATGAGATACCTACGCAATCTTGCATTCTGACTCACGTCACCAACCAGATTCAGTTGATTGAAAAAGGCGCTCCACTAGACTTGGTGTTCCAGTCGATAGCGGGTACAGAAAAAGCCAACAAAAGTTTTGGTATAGACCTCGCCGTTTTGCAAGAAGCACAAGAGGCTGCGCTCTCACTGAAACGCGGTACAGTCGGCAATAACGTAATGTATTTTGAGACAGGTCAAGGCTCGGTTCTTTCAGCCAACGCCAATTTTGGGGTGGACCAGCAAACTTGCGAAGCCCGTGCTTACGCCATTGCAAGACGATTCTCTCCTTTACTCACTAATACCGTTGTCGGGTTTATCGGCCCAGAATATCTTTACGATGGTAAACAGATCATCCGTGCAGGTCTTGAAGACCATTTCTGCGGCAAGCTGCTCGGCGTGCCACTAGGTTGCGATGTCTGCTATACCAACCATGCCGAGGCCGACCAAGATGATATGGATACATTGATGACGCTGCTGGCAACTGCTGGACTGACCTTTATCATGGGCATTCCAGGGGCAGATGACATCATGCTCAACTACCAAACAACCTCGTTCCACGACACTTTGTACATTCGAAAAGTACTCGGCTTAAAAGCCGCACCGGAGTTTGAGCAATGGCTGAAAAAGATGAATATCATGGATAGCAACGGCCAGGTGCAGCCTGTTACTGCTGCCCACAATATGTTGCAAAACATGCCTAAACATTTATTAGCTGCTGCATAA
- the eutC gene encoding ethanolamine ammonia-lyase subunit EutC, whose amino-acid sequence MSNSDKSALAKDAFVQDPWQQLKGFTRARIALGRVGSSLPTKEVLDFGLAHAMARDAVHLALDIDALEQSITTLGITTLKVHSKAPDRASYLLRPDWGRRLNDASLSLLQDVKPKSPVDFLVVVGDGLSSLAVERHVEPLLREMQALIPDTWSIGPVVLASQARVAIADEIGETLGARMTVMLIGERPGLSSPDSLGIYLTYAPKLGYSDADRNCISNVRPEGLNYPAAAKKLMWLAKEAMRLQLSGVALKDESDAVQIEVEAAVQLSID is encoded by the coding sequence ATGAGTAACTCAGATAAATCTGCTTTAGCCAAAGATGCTTTCGTACAAGATCCGTGGCAACAACTCAAAGGCTTTACTCGTGCTCGTATTGCATTGGGCCGAGTAGGTAGCAGCCTTCCAACCAAAGAGGTGTTGGATTTTGGCCTGGCACACGCTATGGCAAGAGATGCCGTACATTTGGCATTGGATATAGATGCATTAGAACAATCGATTACCACGCTCGGGATTACGACACTCAAAGTGCATAGCAAAGCTCCAGATCGTGCCAGTTATTTACTACGCCCTGATTGGGGTCGCAGGCTAAATGACGCAAGCCTTTCTTTGCTGCAGGATGTCAAACCGAAAAGTCCCGTTGATTTTCTTGTTGTAGTGGGCGACGGCCTTTCATCATTAGCGGTTGAGCGGCATGTAGAACCATTGTTGCGAGAAATGCAGGCATTAATTCCCGATACATGGTCTATAGGCCCGGTTGTGCTTGCAAGCCAGGCGCGTGTTGCGATTGCAGATGAAATTGGCGAGACACTAGGTGCGCGCATGACAGTCATGTTAATTGGTGAGCGCCCTGGTTTAAGTTCACCTGATAGCCTAGGTATTTATCTGACCTATGCCCCAAAACTCGGTTATAGCGATGCCGACCGTAATTGCATTTCAAATGTGCGGCCAGAAGGCCTGAATTACCCAGCGGCAGCTAAAAAACTCATGTGGTTGGCGAAAGAGGCGATGCGTTTGCAACTTTCTGGTGTGGCATTAAAGGATGAAAGTGATGCTGTGCAAATTGAGGTAGAAGCGGCAGTGCAGTTATCAATCGACTAA